In the bacterium genome, one interval contains:
- the queC gene encoding 7-cyano-7-deazaguanine synthase QueC, with protein sequence MKKAICLVSGGIDSFVTAAIAKKMGYKVYCLTVDYGQKARKEIEASKKVAEFLKAEEHKILKIDLSFLKSALTRNEIKIPEKKTKDIPPTYVPARNTIFISLALGYAENVGADAIFIGVNSVDFSGYPDCRPIYIKRFQKLIDVATKRTLEGKKIKLITPIINFSKKQIIKKAISLGLDLSITWSCYKNEEKPCGKCPSCRIREKALSELFSEKTKKKH encoded by the coding sequence ATGAAAAAAGCAATATGTCTTGTTTCAGGTGGAATTGATAGTTTTGTTACAGCAGCAATTGCAAAAAAAATGGGATATAAAGTTTACTGTCTGACAGTGGATTATGGACAGAAGGCAAGGAAAGAAATAGAAGCATCAAAAAAAGTTGCAGAATTTTTAAAGGCAGAAGAACATAAAATTTTAAAAATTGACCTGTCTTTTTTGAAATCGGCTTTAACAAGAAATGAAATAAAAATACCTGAAAAAAAAACAAAAGATATTCCACCTACCTATGTTCCAGCAAGAAATACAATATTTATATCTCTTGCTCTTGGTTATGCTGAAAATGTTGGAGCAGATGCAATATTTATAGGTGTTAACTCAGTTGATTTTTCAGGTTATCCTGATTGCAGACCCATTTATATAAAAAGATTTCAGAAACTGATAGATGTAGCAACAAAAAGAACACTTGAAGGGAAAAAAATAAAACTTATTACCCCAATAATAAATTTTTCTAAAAAACAAATAATTAAAAAAGCAATTTCTCTTGGTCTTGATTTATCAATAACATGGTCATGCTATAAAAATGAAGAAAAACCCTGTGGAAAATGTCCAAGTTGTAGAATTAGAGAAAAGGCGCTTTCTGAATTGTTTTCAGAAAAAACTAAGAAAAAACACTGA